Within the Porphyromonadaceae bacterium W3.11 genome, the region AAAGAAAAAATCTTCTCTTACTCGAATCATTCTATTTAGGCTCCAAAAATATGGCTCTTTCAGGAATAATATAATACTCCACGCATAAATATCTAAATCGGTAGCTATTCGGGATAAATGAAAGGGTGTTTTTTATGAATTTGTACACTATTGGAATATAAGTTGGGGTAATATTTAGTTACCTTTGCATGAGATACAGATTAAGAAAAGATGTAACTTGATATGGAACTCATTCAAATAATAGAGTTGGTAGCTGCGACGATAGGCATACTCTATGTATGGTTAGAGCTTAAGGCTAGTATATGGCTATGGCCAGTGGGTATTATCTTACCACTATTTTACATGTATATCTCATGGAAGAGTCACGTGTATGGTAATATTTTTGTCAATATATACTATCTTATAGCCTGTATCTATGGTTGGCAAGAATGGCTAAAGATGAGGAAGCAGGAGCAGAAAAAGGATATCATCACGCGTCTTGGGAAAAAGAGGGGATATTACTTCCTTATGATCACAGTGCTATTGATCCTCTTCTTAGGGCCAGTCTTCAGGAGATTTATGGAGAGTCCCTTTCCTTATTGGGACGCATTAGCCACCTCCGTTAGCTTAGTGGGGATGTGGCTTTTGGCAAAGAAACATATCGAGAACTGGTACTGCTGGATTCTTTCTAATCTCATCTACAGCGTCCTCTACTTTTATCAAGGATTTGTCATTACTGGCGTATTCTTTACGGTGTACACAGGGATGGCTATTTATGGTTACTTTAACTGGAAGCGAATGATGCTAAATCAAGAAGTGATATGAGTCTAGACCTTTCCGATACTTATTTACCTCAGGTGGCGATTATAGCCAATGGAGATCTTCGCCTAAATAGCACTATATCTATGCTATTAGACAACGTGCCACATATTATAGTGTGCGATGGTGCGACATCATCTTTTTTGGCTCTCTGTAGTAGGAGACCTGATGTAATCATTGGGGATGGAGACTCTGTTGATGATAGAGACTTGGAGCGAATAGGAATGAAATTTACGTGGATTCCAGACCAAGAGACTAACGACCTCACTAAGGCGGTCACGTATGCTCTTCAGAAAGGGTGGAACCAAATCTGTATATTGGGAGCTTCGGGTAGGAGAGAAGACCATACGCTTGGTAATATTGCTCTGCTCGCAGAGTATTATGATATGGGTGCTGAGGTTCGTATGATAACCGATTATGGGGTGATGTTCCCATTCAAAGGATTGCTTAGGATAGAGGTTGCTATTCAACAGCAGCTATCTTTCTTCGCACTTCGTCCATCTCCCATGAGTGCTAGAGGGGTGGCATATCCTTTTGAAAATCGCACATTTAATGCTCTCTGGGAAGCGACTCTTAATTATGCAGTAGAGGAAGTGGTAGAAGTAGAAAGCGAAGAAGTAGCACTCATTTATATTGCAAACGAGGTTAGAGGTTAGCATGCAGGATAAAAAATATTATATCGTGTGGGAGGGTAAAAATCCTGGGGTGTACAACTCGTGGGATGAGTGTAAGGCTGAGGTACATGGGTATCCTAAAGCTAAATATAAGTCGTATAAAGGGATTAGCGAGGAGGACGCCCAGCGTCTTTTCGAAAGTGGTCCTGAGCCTCCTGAAAAGAAAGATTCGAAGAGCCAGAGAGTACGGAAAAACAGTGATGAGATTATCCCAGATGCTATTGCTGTAGATGCCTCTACTCGCCATAACCCAGGACCAATGGAGTATCAAGGTGTAGTTGTGGAGACGGGCGATGTGGTCTTTTCGAGTAAGTTATACCCTGTTGGCACCAATAACATAGGGGAGTTCCTCGCTATAGTACATGCTATGGCCTGGATGAAGCAGCATGATTATTATGTGCCTATCTATAGTGACAGTAGGAATGCCATTGCATGGGTCGAAAAGGCGGTATGCAAAACAAAGCTTGAGCGTAATCAGGCTACAGAGGAGCTCTACCGACACGTAGAACGTGCCATAAAGTGGCTTAAGAGCAATGACCTTAGTAAGTATAAGATCATAAAGTGGCAGACACGTGAATGGGGTGAAATTCCTGCAGATTATGGACGTAAGTAAGGATAGATGAAGAAGGGTATTTTACTGATTAATACAGGATCGCCAGTTACTCCAGAGGTTGATGATGTGAAACAGTACTTAACTGATTTCCTCACAGACCCCAGAGTCATAAACATTCCCTACCTCTTTAGGCATATCTTGGTCAAGGGGATTATCGCACCTAAGAGAGCCCCTAAATCGGCTGATAAGTATCGCTTAATCTGGACCCCCGAGGGATTCCCTTTGCAGATCTTAACCGATGAATTGGCTGAAAGGATGTCTTCGCTGGGGCAGCTGCCAGTTTACTCATCGATGAGATATAATCGTGGGAGTGTAGATGATGCCTTGATGAGGGCTGCACAGGATGATATTGAGGAATTAATTATACTTCCGCTTTTCCCTCACTATGCGATGAGTAGCTATGAGAGTGCCGTGCAGCACGTAGTAGCACAGCATAAGAAGGGACTTTATACCTATGCTCTCAAATGTGTTCGTCCTTACTTTGACCACCCAGCATACATTGACCTGTTGGTTGAACAAATCGCTACTTATGCTAAGTCTCATAGCGATCTACTCCTTTCATACCATGGGATACCGCTTTCTCAGACTAAGTCATACCTAGGAAATAGAGATAAGGATTACGAAGCTCAGTGCAATAAGATGACTGAACTAATCTTTTCTTCTGATAAGATTCAGTCCTTGCATCTAAAGCCCGTAGTAGGCTATCAATCAAGACTCGGGAATAATAAGTGGCTAAGTCCTGCTACAGAAGATCAGATACGAACTTTGGCAAGAGACAGCAGAGTGATCTCTGTGTTCTGTCCTAGCTTTGTGTGTGATAATCTGGAAACTTCATGGGAGATAGACATTCATGAGCGAGACAATTTCATTAAAGCTGGTGGAAAAGATCTCACATTCATCCCCTGCCCTAATGCTTCTGCAGCTTGTGCTGAGGTCTTACTTCTAGTAGCCATAGATGGCGATGCCACAAATGCGACTGAATGGACCAAACCTTAATTAGATTTATGAACAGATACCTTTACTTTATTCACCATAGCAGTTACTCATATGTCAGTGCTAAGTCTATGCTTCTTTTTGACTATTATGGGACTTCACCTATCTTGGAGATTCTTGCAGAGCACATTGACAAACACTTATACATCTTTTGCACACACTCACATGGCGATCATTATAGCAGGGATGTTCATACTCTCTTTAGAGACCATCCAGCTGGAGTTAGTTATATCTTCCACGAAGAAGTTCGCCATGCTGTACCTACAGAGTATCAAGATGAAGTTATATACTTAGATACTGGGGATATAAAGAGTATTGACGCTCTCAATATCAAGGCGTATGGAAGTACAGACTTAGGTGGCTCATTTTACATACAAGACGAGGACTTTCAACTCTTTCATGCTGGAGATCTAAATAACTGGCATTGGAATGAGGAGGCCTCTCCTAAGTACGTCCAGATTTATGAAGAGCAGTGGCATAAGGAGTTATCTGCATTGAAGAGAGATGAGCTGACACTCAACCTGCTCATGTTCCCAACTGATTTACGTCTAGGTAAGGATTACCTGAAGGGGCTTAAGGAATTGATGGATGTAGTACCCTGTGATACCTTGGCACCTATGCATATGAATGGAGAGCTTAATGATCTGTCCGAATTAGAGGCTATCTGCGAGCAAAATAACACTCGTTTATTATTCCCACAACCGCTGGTGAGTCGGCCTCTATAACCCGCTATGATTAAAGCAGCTCGAATATTCAAGGATTACGCCCTTTTGTGGGCTATGCTACTTGGAGCCATTTTTCACCCGTGGCTTTATCATCTTTCGCCTATCCTCCCTTATAATCTATTCCTTATGCTGACGCTATCATATACTCGTATTAAGCCTAGGGACCTAAAGGTGAAGAAAGCCCATATCATTATGTTGGTAGTACAATGGTTGTTAGGTATCATCAGCTATCTAATTTTAGCACCCTATAGCGCGGTAATAGCGATGGGGGTCTCTCTCATCATTCTTACTCCTACTGCGACGGCCGCCTCTGTCATCACTTATATGCTGGGCGGGAGTATAGCATTTGTGACTACCTTTTTGATTATTAGTAATGTGGCGATTGCCTTACTTGGTCCCCTATTGATTAGTGGAGTGAGTCCTGATATTGCCTCATCATATAGTGCTACGGTGATAAGAATTTTATCACAAGTATCTCTACTGTTACTACTCCCATTAGGCTTGGTATGGTTACTACGGTATAAGCTTCCCAAATGGCACGAAAAACTAGCACAGCGTTCGGGTGACACCTTCTATATCTGGGCGTTTACCGTACTCATAGTCTCAGCAAAAGCGATCCATTCCTTTAGAGTCAATGATTCACTTACACTTCAGTATGGGATCCTACTGGGATTTGTTACCTTTGTGACTACGGTCACCCTATACTTCATCGGAGGCAGGATTGCGAAGTGGAATGGACACGATGTGGTCAATGGTAGACAAGCGTTAGGGCAGAAGAATACAATCTTTGCGATATGGCTAGCGATGGCTTTTCTCCCAGAGGCTGTAACATTGATTCCCATCTTTTATATCATTTGGCAGAATGTCATCAACTCATTAGAAATATCGGTTTACAAGCACAACGCCTCACAACCAAAGGAATTATAATAATAGTAATTATGGCACGAATAAGCAAAGACATGACTTCACTTATCCTGGATGGAGAGAGAAATCCAGAGCAAGCTCGTTTTTTACAAATACGAAATGAGATTCGCCGAGAGTTAGATACAGGAAAATACCCTATCCGTGTGGATATTACTTGGGCATATGAAGGAGATCATGCAGGCATGCCTACAGAAAATACTATGAAGCTCATGGAGGAGTTCGAAGATGTACTAATTCCTGCTATGGAAAAGAATAACCTAGCATTACAGGCATACCAATTGACTGGTGAGGGGGAGCGTCTATGGTGCTTTTACACTCGAAACATAGGGGCCTTCGAAGAGACCCTGAATCATGCTACAGATGAGCTCCCGCATCTGCCCCTTACCTTCTACGCAG harbors:
- the hemH gene encoding ferrochelatase, with the translated sequence MKKGILLINTGSPVTPEVDDVKQYLTDFLTDPRVINIPYLFRHILVKGIIAPKRAPKSADKYRLIWTPEGFPLQILTDELAERMSSLGQLPVYSSMRYNRGSVDDALMRAAQDDIEELIILPLFPHYAMSSYESAVQHVVAQHKKGLYTYALKCVRPYFDHPAYIDLLVEQIATYAKSHSDLLLSYHGIPLSQTKSYLGNRDKDYEAQCNKMTELIFSSDKIQSLHLKPVVGYQSRLGNNKWLSPATEDQIRTLARDSRVISVFCPSFVCDNLETSWEIDIHERDNFIKAGGKDLTFIPCPNASAACAEVLLLVAIDGDATNATEWTKP
- a CDS encoding MBL fold metallo-hydrolase; amino-acid sequence: MNRYLYFIHHSSYSYVSAKSMLLFDYYGTSPILEILAEHIDKHLYIFCTHSHGDHYSRDVHTLFRDHPAGVSYIFHEEVRHAVPTEYQDEVIYLDTGDIKSIDALNIKAYGSTDLGGSFYIQDEDFQLFHAGDLNNWHWNEEASPKYVQIYEEQWHKELSALKRDELTLNLLMFPTDLRLGKDYLKGLKELMDVVPCDTLAPMHMNGELNDLSELEAICEQNNTRLLFPQPLVSRPL
- a CDS encoding thiamine diphosphokinase; amino-acid sequence: MSLDLSDTYLPQVAIIANGDLRLNSTISMLLDNVPHIIVCDGATSSFLALCSRRPDVIIGDGDSVDDRDLERIGMKFTWIPDQETNDLTKAVTYALQKGWNQICILGASGRREDHTLGNIALLAEYYDMGAEVRMITDYGVMFPFKGLLRIEVAIQQQLSFFALRPSPMSARGVAYPFENRTFNALWEATLNYAVEEVVEVESEEVALIYIANEVRG
- a CDS encoding DUF695 domain-containing protein — its product is MARISKDMTSLILDGERNPEQARFLQIRNEIRRELDTGKYPIRVDITWAYEGDHAGMPTENTMKLMEEFEDVLIPAMEKNNLALQAYQLTGEGERLWCFYTRNIGAFEETLNHATDELPHLPLTFYAEEDRNAEAFAEVEMLLE
- a CDS encoding ribonuclease H family protein — encoded protein: MQDKKYYIVWEGKNPGVYNSWDECKAEVHGYPKAKYKSYKGISEEDAQRLFESGPEPPEKKDSKSQRVRKNSDEIIPDAIAVDASTRHNPGPMEYQGVVVETGDVVFSSKLYPVGTNNIGEFLAIVHAMAWMKQHDYYVPIYSDSRNAIAWVEKAVCKTKLERNQATEELYRHVERAIKWLKSNDLSKYKIIKWQTREWGEIPADYGRK
- the pnuC gene encoding nicotinamide riboside transporter PnuC, producing the protein MELIQIIELVAATIGILYVWLELKASIWLWPVGIILPLFYMYISWKSHVYGNIFVNIYYLIACIYGWQEWLKMRKQEQKKDIITRLGKKRGYYFLMITVLLILFLGPVFRRFMESPFPYWDALATSVSLVGMWLLAKKHIENWYCWILSNLIYSVLYFYQGFVITGVFFTVYTGMAIYGYFNWKRMMLNQEVI